A single genomic interval of Camelina sativa cultivar DH55 chromosome 11, Cs, whole genome shotgun sequence harbors:
- the LOC104725994 gene encoding probable galacturonosyltransferase 12: MQLHISPSLRHVTVVTGKGLREFIKVKVGSRKFSYQMMFYSLLFFTFLLRFVFVLSTVDSIDGEPSPCSSLACLGKRLKPKLLGRRVDSGNVPEAMYQVLQQPLSEQELKGRTDIPQTLQDFMSEVKRSKSDAREFAQKLKEMVTLMEQRTRTAKIQEYLYRHVASSSIPKQLHCLALKLASEHSINAAARLQLPEAELVPTLVDNNYFHFVLASDNILAASVVAKSLVQNALRPHKVVLHIITDRKTYFPMQAWFSLHPLSPAIIEVKALHHFDWLSKGKVPVLEAMEKDQRVRSQFRGGSSVIVANNNENPVVVAAKLQALSPKYNSLMNHIRIHLPELFPSLNKVVFLDDDIVIQTDLSPLWDIDMNGKVNGAVETCRGEDKFVMSKKFKSYLNFSNPTIARNFDPEECAWAYGMNVFDLAAWRKTNISSTYYHWLDENLKSDLSLWQLGTLPPGLIAFHGHVQTIDPFWHMLGLGYQETTSFADAESAAVVHYNGRAKPWLDIAFPHLRPLWAKYLDSSDRFIKSCHIRAS; this comes from the exons atGCAATTGCATATATCTCCGAGCTTGAGACATGTGACAGTGGTCACAGGGAAAGGGTTGAGAGAGTTCATAAAAGTGAAGGTTGGTTCTAGAAAATTCTCTTATCAAATGATGTTTTATTCTTTgctcttcttcacttttcttctccGGTTCGTCTTCGTCCTCTCCACCGTTGATTCTATCGACGGCGAGCCCTCTCCTTGCTCCTCTCTTG CTTGCTTGGGGAAGAGACTAAAGCCAAAACTTTTAGGAAGAAGGGTTGATTCTGGT AATGTTCCAGAAGCTATGTACCAAGTTTTACAACAGCCTTTAAGCGAACAAGAACTCAAAGGAAGAACAGATATACCTCAAACACTTCAAGATTTCATGTCTGAAGTCAAAAGAAGCAAATCAGACGCAAGAGAATTTGCTCAAAAGCTAAAAGAAATGGTGACATTGATGGAACAAAGAACAAGAACGGCTAAGATCCAAGAGTATTTATACCGACACGTCGCATCAAGCAGCATACCCAAACAACTTCACTGTTTAGCTCTTAAACTAGCCAGCGAACATTCGATAAATGCAGCTGCGCGTCTCCAGCTTCCAGAAGCTGAGTTAGTCCCAACCTTAGTCGACAACAACTACTTTCACTTTGTCTTGGCTTCAGACAATATTCTTGCAGCTTCGGTTGTGGCCAAGTCTTTGGTTCAAAACGCTTTAAGACCTCATAAGGTCGTTCTTCACATCATAACGGATAGGAAAACTTACTTCCCAATGCAAGCTTGGTTCTCATTGCATCCTCTGTCTCCAGCAATAATTGAGGTCAAGGCTTTGCatcattttgattggttatCGAAAGGGAAAGTTCCGGTTCTGGAAGCTATGGAGAAAGATCAAAGAGTGAGGTCTCAATTCAGAGGTGGATCATCGGTTATTGTGGCTAATAACAACGAGAATCCagttgttgttgctgctaaGTTACAAGCGCTTAGCCCAAAATACAACTCCTTGATGAACCACATCCGTATTCATCTACCAGAG TTATTTCCGAGCCTAAACAAGGTTGTGTTTCTAGACGATGACATTGTAATCCAAACTGATCTATCACCTCTTTGGGACATTGACATGAATGGGAAAGTAAATGGAGCAGTGGAGACATGTAGAGGAGAAGACAAGTTTGTGATGTCAAAGAAGTTCAAGAGTTACCTCAACTTCTCAAACCCAACAATTGCCAGAAACTTTGATCCAGAGGAATGCGCTTGGGCTTACGGGATGAATGTTTTCGACTTAGCGGCTTGGAGAAAGACTAACATAAGCTCCACTTACTATCACTGGCTTGATGAG AACTTAAAATCAGACCTGAGTTTGTGGCAGCTGGGAACTTTGCCTCCTGGGTTGATAGCTTTCCACGGTCATGTACAGACCATAGATCCGTTCTGGCATATGCTCGGTCTGGGATACCAAGAGACCACGAGCTTTGCTGATGCTGAAAGTGCGGCTGTTGTACATTACAATGGAAGAGCTAAGCCTTGGCTTGATATAGCTTTTCCACATCTACGTCCTCTCTGGGCTAAGTATCTTGATTCCTCTGACAGGTTCATCAAGAGCTGTCACATTAGAGCATCATGA
- the LOC104728890 gene encoding F-box/kelch-repeat protein At1g24800-like, with amino-acid sequence MTRICDLPPELVGLIFTKIPITSIRTVRSTCTMWKALTKYWGLGIGAAREQFLGLMAMDSKVCSLRFHLRRKNNSKEDGDFLELSIKQVDLLKGVDIAKIFYCDGLSLCVAKDNSRLMVWNPYLGQTRWIEPRTKFHTLDTYALGYDINRNHKILKFMDSRPFEDKDFFGYELYDFISHSWRVLDVTSNWHIQDYQRGVSLKGNSYFYAQEKLGHYVAPPRGYKIARQVITDLTMSRQLSLISLCPTLRCSTKRKSYAIGKNKQHKLYFVNNMSKKIVFFPNLITNYTKS; translated from the exons ATGACGAGGATTTGCGATCTTCCACCAGAACTAGTAGGGTTGATATTCACCAAGATTCCCATAACATCTATAAGAACCGTGCGATCCACTTGCACGATGTGGAAAGCTTTAACCAAATATTGGGGTTTGGGTATAGGAGCGGCTAGGGAGCAGTTTTTGGGGCTCATGGCGATGGATTCGAAGGTTTGTTCACTGAGATTCCATCTCCGCCGCAAAAACAACAGCAAGGAAGACGGAGATTTTCTTGAACTATCTATAAAGCAGGTAGATTTACTTAAAGGAGTCGACATAGCTAAAATATTTTACTGCGATGGCTTATCTTTATGCGTAGCCAAAGACAACTCAAGGCTCATGGTGTGGAACCCCTATTTGGGTCAAACAAGGTGGATCGAACCTAGAACAAAATTCCACACACTGGACACGTATGCTCTAGGATACGATATCAAccgtaaccacaaaatcttgaagTTCATGGATAGTCGCCCTTTTGAAGACAAGGACTTTTTCGGGTACGAACTTTACGACTTCATCTCTCATTCATGGAGGGTTCTCGACGTCACTTCTAACTGGCATATACAAGATTACCAACGCGGCGTGTCTTTGAAGGGAAATTCTTACTTTTACGCTCAAGAGAAATTAGGACATTACGTTGCGCCTCCCCGTGGATATAAAATAGCACGTCAAGTTATCACTGATCTCACTATGTCCAGACAGTTATCACTGATCTCACTATGTCCAACGCTTCGTTGCTCgacgaaaagaaaaagttatgcTATAGGAAAgaacaaacaacataaattgTACTTTGTAAACAATATGTCGAAAAAGATCGTTTTCTTTCCAAACTTGATTACAAACTATACAAAG TCGTAG
- the LOC109124762 gene encoding transcription factor ILR3, translated as MVSPENANWICDLIDADYGSFTIQGPGFSWPVQQPIGVSSNSSVGVDVSAGNSEANKEPGSKKRGRCESSSATSSKACREKQRRDRLNDKFVELGTILEPGNPPKTDKAAILVDAVRMVTQLRGEAQKLKDSNSSLQDKIKELKTEKNELRDEKQRLKTEKEKLEQQLKAMNAPQPSFFPAPPMMPTAFASAQGQAPGNKMVPIISYPGVAMWQFMPPASVDTSQDHVLRPPVA; from the exons ATGGTGTCGCCTGAAAACGCTAATTGGATTTGTGACTTGATCGATGCTGATTACGGAAGTTTCACAATCCAAGGTCCTGGTTTCTCTTGGCCGGTTCAGCAACCTATTGGTGTTTCTTCTAATTCCAG CGTTGGAGTTGATGTCTCTGCTGGAAACTCAGAAGCCAACAAGGAACCTGGATCCAAAAAGAG GGGGAGATGTGAGTCATCCTCTGCCACTAGCTCAAAAGCATGTAGGGAGAAGCAGCGACGGGACAGGCTGAATGACAA GTTTGTGGAATTGGGTACAATTTTGGAGCCTGGAAATCCTCCCAAAACAGATAAGGCTGCTATCTTGGTAGATGCTGTCCGCATGGTGACTCAGCTACGGGGCGAGGCCCAGAAGCTGAAGGACTCCAATTCAAGTCTCCAGGACAAAATCAAAGAGTTGAAG ACTGAGAAAAACGAGCTGCGAGATGAGAAACAGAGGCTGAAGACAGAGAAAGAAAAGCTGGAACAGCAGCTGAAGGCCATGAATGCTCCTCAACCAAGCTTTTTCCCAGCCCCACCTATGATGCCAACTGCTTTTGCTTCTGCGCAAGGCCAAGCTCCTGGAAACAAGATGGTGCCAATCATCAGTTACCCAGGAGTTGCCATGTGGCAGTTCATGCCTCCTGCTTCAGTCGATACTTCTCAGGATCATGTCCTTCGCCCACCTGTTGCTTAA
- the LOC104728892 gene encoding putative protease Do-like 3, mitochondrial, producing MSLWSIRIVTRFCNSSSTQVPRFLSSRFLLLRSDPVRNNLLPTTRVSRLHASISRCYHSVCIDSQSESRHTELSAIDTALDSVVKIFCFRSDTDVDKPWKNSWEGFATGTGFVIFGRRVLTNAHIVKDHTDLQVKKHGSPTKYEAIVEAVGDECDLAILAVDNEEFWEDSNPLELGDIPYMGDTVYALGYPRGGDTISVTKGIVSSVTVNPYCHSSTELLTIQVDAAITYGNSGGPVIMGNKVAGVAFQGRVLGKNTVYLIIPTPVVNHFLSVVEEKGYYTGFDLPDISCQAMENSNIRKHFKMTHGMSGVLINEMNMVSAAHKFLKKDDVILAIDGVPIGNDATIVLRGKERINFNHLVSMKKPGEKGLFKVLRDGREHEFKISLNSVQPRLVPVRQYDPFDPRCYIFAGFIFASLSKPKIDNSSDAICDCALKRRPEKAAQEIIIISEMLEDDINVGYYSFKKLQVKKVNGEELLNLDHLRRRIEKCRTEVLRLDLEKGKVIILHYKSACEENLLILKRHRIPSSMS from the exons ATGTCGTTATGGTCTATTCGTATTGTGACCAGGTTCTGCAACTCCTCGAGCACTCAGGTTCCTCGGTTCCTCTCCtctcgtttccttcttcttcgttctgATCCTGTCCGTAACAATCTACTGCCAACGACGAGAGTTTCCCGTCTTCATGCTTCCATATCTCGTTGTTATCATTCCGTGTGCATCGATTCACAAAGTGAGTCAAGGCACACAGAATTATCTGCAATTGATACGGCTCTTGACTCGGTTGTGAAGATCTTCTGCTTCCGTAGTGACACAGATGTTGATAAACCTTGGAAGAATAGTTGGGAGGGATTTGCCACGGGCACTG GATTCGTAATTTTTGGAAGGAGGGTTCTTACAAACGCTCACATTGTGAAAGATCACACAGACTTGCAAGTGAAAAAGCATGGTTCACCCACCAAGTACGAAGCAATAGTTGAAGCGGTTGGGGATGAATGTGACTTGGCCATCTTAGCTGTTGATAATGAAGAGTTTTGGGAGGATTCAAATCCTTTGGAGCTTGGAGATATACCCTATATGGGCGATACTGTCTACGCTTTAGGTTATCCTCGTG GTGGTGACACTATTTCTGTTACAAAAGGTATTGTATCGAGTGTTACAGTTAATCCTTACTGTCACAGCTCCACCGAGCTATTGACAATACAAGTAGATGCAGCCATTACTTATGGAAATAGCGGTGGTCCGGTCATTATGGGAAACAAAGTTGCTGGTGTAGCATTCCAAGGTCGTGTACTAGGTAAAAATACAGT GTACTTAATTATCCCAACTCCAGTAGTTAATCATTTCTTAAGTGTTGTTGAAGAAAAAGGTTACTACACTGGTTTTGATTTGCCGGATATATCCTGTCAAGCTATGGAGAATTCTAACATACGTAAACACTTTAAGATGACACATGGAATGTCAGGAGTTCTTATAAATGAAATGAACATGGTGTCAGCTGCTCATAAATTTCTGAAAAAAGACGATGTCATTCTTGCAATCGATGGTGTTCCTATTGGAAATGATGCGACAa TTGTTTTACGTGGAAAAGAACGAATAAATTTCAATCATTTGGTTTCTATGAAGAAACCAGGTGAAAAAGGTCTGTTTAAGGTCTTAAGAGATGGAAGAGAGCATGAGTTCAAAATCAGTTTAAACTCC GTGCAACCACGGCTGGTTCCGGTGCGCCAATATGATCCATTTGATCCAAGGTGTTACATATTTGCGGGGTTTATCTTTGCGTCTCTTTCTAAGCCAAAGATTGACAATTCTTCTGACGCCATATGTGATTGTGCTTTGAAAAGGAGGCCCGAAAAAGCTGCTCAAGAGATTATCATCATTTCAGag ATGTTAGAGGATGACATCAACGTCGGATACTATAGTTTCAAAAAATTGCAG gtgaagaaggtgaacgGAGAGGAATTGTTGAATTTGGATCACCTACGTAGACGCATCGAAAAATGTCGCACCGAAGTTCTGAGGTTGGACTTAGAAAAGGGAAAGGTTATAATCTTGCACTATAAATCTGCATGCGAAGAAAATTTGTTGATCTTGAAACGTCATAGAATACCATCGAGCATGTCCTAG
- the LOC104725996 gene encoding autophagy-related protein 18f-like: protein MKKNGDGSSPKSPDGGVVSRSARSSFRALSNCLRVISSGASTVARSAVSAASSAVRDVDSHHDQVLWAGFDKLEKEDDDARRVLLLAFQSGFQVWDVEDTENVHVIVSAYDGQASFMQMLPNPLNSGVLDDRFYESRPLLAVCGDSSWEDKSSKQISSEDPGSETVVVPTNVYVYSLKSQSYVQTLKFRSTVYSVRCSSRIVAVLQASQIHCFDASTLEMNYTIVTNSIVCGSLGVGYGPLAVGPRWIAYSGSRIANSSSAVFTSELLSLSSSPSVAQFARESSKQLASGIVNLGDKGYKSLSRYCSEVLPNPYIPGLKSIGVANENVPDADSIGMVIVKDITNKSVMTQFKAHKSPISALCFDPSGMLLVSASIQGHNINVFRIMPTISTSKDVNTKTFAHLFRLQRGFTNAVIQDICFSNDSNLIVVSSSRGTSHLFEITPEKEGDSPVPLSAINRIRSKNNSGWIGTMSDAAAGIVGGSVPGAITSSFCYSDEKSNNNYYGSPVDFCSKTNLLVFAPSGCLTQYALREHSVGVGHENVAMTGFDFESGLETEGKLAVDPIRRWSMIQNQSRRETQDHHSDIYGGGTSVDSKSKVFPEVVRKQNVEEAWKVTKKGTTSRVEDKRHLFIFEAELQMHLQTQLPLWARRKFRFQELVLNPGGEISSGEGGGEMEIEDIQTRTIEARTRDLVPVWGYLQSPRSEQVVNESMQSPAEGDKVTPLEGHGTETDLGAVHSEEEEVD from the exons ATGAAGAAGAACGGCGACGGTTCTTCTCCCAAGTCTCCGGACGGAGGAGTTGTGTCACGATCAGCTCGTAGCTCGTTTCGTGCTTTGTCTAATTGCCTTCGTGTGATTTCATCTGGTGCTTCTACTGTTGCTCGTTCCGCTGTTTCTGCTGCTTCTTCCGCCGTCAGGGACGTTGATTCTCATCACGATCAG GTACTATGGGCGGGGTTTGATAAGCTAGAgaaagaggatgatgatgctCGAAGAGTTCTTCTACTAGCATTTCAGTCTGGGTTTCAAGTTTGGGATGTTGAAGATACTGAGAATGTTCATGTTATAGTTTCTGCATATGATGGTCAAGCATCCTTTATGCAGATGCTACCTAATCCATTAAACTCTGGAGTGTTAGATGATAGGTTCTATGAGAGCCGTCCGCTTTTGGCTGTGTGTGGTGACAGTTCTTGGGAGGATAAGTCAAGTAAACAGATTAGTTCTGAGGATCCTGGAAGTGAAACCGTAGTTGTTCCTACTAATGTCTATGTCTACTCGTTAAAGTCTCAGTCTTATGTGCAAACTTTGAAATTCCGGTCTACTGTTTACTCGGTTAGGTGCAGTTCTCGGATTGTTGCTGTACTTCAAGCTTCTCAG ATACATTGCTTTGATGCTTCAACATTGGAAATGAACTACACGATTGTCACTAACTCCATTGTGTGTGGCTCCTTGGGTGTTGGATATGGCCCTCTTGCTGTTGGTCCACGATGGATTGCGTATAGCGGAAGTCGTATTGCTAACTCAAGCTCTGCAGTTTTCACTTCAGAACTTCTCTCACTGTCGTCATCACCAAGTGTTGCACAATTTGCAAGAGAATCGAGTAAGCAGCTCGCCTCTGGGATAGTAAATCTTGGAGACAAAGGGTACAAGTCATTGTCTCGATACTGTTCAGAGGTTCTGCCTAATCCATATATTCCTGGTTTGAAAAGCATTGGAGTTGCTAATGAAAATGTGCCAGATGCAGATAGCATAGGAATG GTTATTGTCAAAGATATCACAAACAAAAGCGTCATGACACAGTTTAAGGCACACAAGAGTCCAATATCAGCTTTGTGCTTTGATCCAAGCGGCATGCTTTTGGTGTCTGCTTCGATTCAGGGGCACAATATTAACGTCTTTAGAATAATGCCAACAATCTCTACTAGCAAGGATGTGAACACAAAGACTTTTGCCCATCTGTTCAGGCTTCAACGCGGTTTTACTAATGCG GTGATACAAGACATCTGTTTCAGCAATGATAGCAATTTGATAGTGGTTAGCTCTTCAAGAGGGACAAGTCATCTGTTTGAGATTACTCCTGAGAAAGAGGGAGATTCTCCGGTTCCTTTATCTGCAATCAATAGGATAAGAAGCAAAAACAACAGCGGATGGATTGGAACCATGAGTGATGCAGCAGCTGGAATTGTTGGAGGCTCTGTTCCGGGTGCAATCACATCCTCTTTCTGTTACTCCGATGAAAAGAGTAACAATAACTACTATGGTTCTCCTGTTGATTTTTGCTCCAAGACGAATCTTCTGGTTTTTGCTCCTTCTGGATGTCTGACACAGTATGCGTTACGTGAGCATTCGGTTGGTGTTGGTCATGAGAATGTGGCGATGACAGGGTTTGATTTTGAGTCTGGTTTAGAGACTGAAGGAAAACTAGCGGTAGATCCAATAAGAAGGTGGTCTATGATCCAAAACCAATCTAGGAGGGAGACGCAAGATCACCACAGTGACATATATGGAGGTGGAACATCAGTGGACTCTAAAAGTAAAGTGTTTCCGGAGGTTGTTAGAAAACAGAATGTTGAGGAAGCTTGGAAAGTGACTAAGAAAGGAACAACAAGCCGTGTGGAGGATAAGCGTCATTTGTTCATATTTGAAGCAGAGTTGCAAATGCATCTGCAGACTCAGCTACCGTTATGGGCAAGGCGAAAG TTTAGGTTTCAAGAACTGGTATTGAATCCGGGTGGAGAGATTAGTAGTGGTGAAGGAGGAGGGGAGATGGAGATTGAAGACATTCAAACTCGAACAATTGAAGCAAGAACAAGAGATTTGGTTCCAGTCTGGGGATATCTCCAATCTCCAAGATCCGAACAAGTGGTAAACGA ATCAATGCAGAGTCCTGCAGAAGGTGACAAAGTGACTCCTCTGGAGGGTCATGGAACAGAGACTGATCTCGGGGCTGTACATAgcgaagaagaggaagtggATTAG